Proteins from one Roseovarius nanhaiticus genomic window:
- a CDS encoding N-formylglutamate amidohydrolase, whose translation MTYHPVVIDGADRGGRWAVLCDHASNEVPDFVNGGCLGVAPDDMARHIAYDPGAEGVSRALGAMLDGPAILSRFSRLVIDPNRGEEDPTLIMQLYDGTIIPGNRGISDIDAGERLRRCHRPYHDAVAQMAAARRAPVLVSVHSFTPQLRGRPPRPWQIGVLYSTDTRLARPLLARLRAEPDLSVGDNQPYTGHLPGDTIARHGIEHARPNVLIELRNDLIATEAQQKAWAARLAPILIETLADANL comes from the coding sequence GTGACATATCATCCAGTCGTCATAGACGGGGCGGATCGCGGTGGACGCTGGGCGGTGCTGTGCGATCACGCGTCAAACGAGGTGCCGGATTTCGTGAATGGCGGCTGCCTTGGCGTCGCGCCGGACGATATGGCACGCCACATCGCCTATGATCCGGGCGCCGAGGGCGTCAGCCGCGCGCTGGGCGCGATGCTGGATGGGCCGGCCATCCTGTCGCGCTTTTCGCGGCTTGTGATCGACCCCAATCGGGGCGAGGAGGATCCGACCCTGATCATGCAGCTTTATGACGGCACGATCATTCCCGGCAATCGCGGCATTTCCGATATCGACGCGGGCGAGCGTCTGCGCCGCTGTCATCGCCCCTATCACGATGCGGTCGCGCAAATGGCCGCGGCGCGGCGTGCGCCGGTTCTGGTGTCCGTCCACAGCTTCACGCCGCAGCTGCGCGGCCGCCCGCCGCGCCCGTGGCAGATTGGGGTGCTCTACTCCACCGATACGCGGCTGGCCCGTCCACTGCTGGCGCGCCTTCGCGCCGAGCCGGATCTGAGCGTGGGCGACAATCAGCCCTATACGGGCCACCTGCCCGGAGATACCATCGCCCGGCACGGGATCGAGCATGCACGTCCCAACGTCCTGATCGAGCTGCGCAACGACCTGATCGCGACCGAGGCGCAGCAAAAGGCCTGGGCCGCGCGGCTGGCGCCGATCCTGATCGAAACGCTGGCAGACGCCAACTTGTAG
- a CDS encoding 5-carboxymethyl-2-hydroxymuconate Delta-isomerase, with protein MPHVIVEHSPDAASGAKLHALCEALFSALAAHASITKPETLKLRTQAAGAHLLGTRGQSFAHATLRLLPGRDADTKSDLARVILSVMEAQMPQVHSLSVDIADLDAAYAKRVLPD; from the coding sequence ATGCCGCATGTCATTGTCGAACATTCCCCCGATGCTGCCTCCGGCGCAAAGCTGCACGCGCTGTGCGAGGCGCTGTTCTCGGCTCTTGCCGCGCATGCCTCGATCACCAAACCCGAGACATTGAAACTGCGCACGCAGGCAGCGGGGGCCCACCTGCTCGGCACACGCGGTCAGAGCTTTGCACACGCGACGCTCCGCCTCTTGCCGGGCCGCGATGCAGACACCAAATCGGATTTGGCGCGCGTGATCCTGAGCGTGATGGAGGCGCAGATGCCCCAGGTGCACAGTCTGTCGGTGGACATCGCCGATTTGGACGCGGCCTACGCCAAACGCGTTCTGCCCGATTAA
- a CDS encoding DUF1244 domain-containing protein, translated as MDDQTRIELEAAAFRALRHHLMTQRTDVQNIDMMNLTGFCRNCLSRWYQEAANERGIEMSKDEAREIFYGMTMEEWKSQHQTDASAEKQEAFKTAFAENVEKKR; from the coding sequence ATGGACGATCAGACCCGTATCGAGCTGGAGGCCGCCGCCTTCCGCGCCCTGCGTCACCATCTGATGACCCAGCGCACGGATGTGCAGAATATCGACATGATGAACCTGACCGGCTTTTGCCGCAACTGCCTGAGCCGGTGGTATCAGGAGGCCGCGAACGAACGCGGCATCGAGATGTCCAAGGACGAGGCGCGCGAGATTTTCTACGGTATGACCATGGAGGAATGGAAATCCCAGCACCAGACCGACGCGAGCGCGGAAAAGCAGGAAGCGTTCAAAACGGCCTTTGCCGAAAATGTAGAGAAAAAGCGCTGA
- a CDS encoding D-amino-acid transaminase produces the protein MMTMRTVYVNGDYLPENEAKVSIFDRGFLMADGVYEVVSVLGGKLVDFDGHMVRLDRSLAELGMATPDARGDLLEIHRELVRLNDIGDGLIYMQVTRGNPGDRDFHYPPEGTEPTLVLFTQSKPGMIDSPMAKRGARIVTVPDMRWGRRDIKTVQLLYPSMAKMMAQAAGVDDAWMIEDGFVTEGTSNNAYIIKDGRIITRALSNDILHGITRAAVLRFAREAQMEVEERSFTLDEALAADEAFITSASAFVTPVVEVDGASIGSGAPGPVAARLREIYIDESLKVAV, from the coding sequence ATGATGACGATGCGCACTGTTTATGTGAATGGCGACTACCTGCCCGAAAATGAGGCCAAGGTTTCGATCTTTGACCGTGGTTTCCTGATGGCCGACGGCGTCTACGAGGTGGTCAGCGTGCTGGGCGGCAAGTTGGTCGATTTCGACGGCCATATGGTGCGCCTCGACCGATCACTCGCCGAGTTGGGCATGGCGACCCCTGACGCGCGCGGCGACCTTCTGGAGATCCATCGCGAATTGGTGCGCCTCAACGACATCGGCGATGGTCTGATTTACATGCAGGTCACACGGGGCAATCCCGGCGACCGCGATTTCCACTATCCGCCCGAAGGAACCGAGCCGACGCTGGTCCTCTTCACACAATCCAAGCCCGGCATGATCGACAGCCCAATGGCCAAACGTGGCGCGCGCATCGTCACGGTGCCCGACATGCGCTGGGGCCGCCGCGACATCAAGACGGTGCAATTGCTCTACCCGTCCATGGCCAAGATGATGGCGCAGGCCGCAGGCGTCGATGACGCGTGGATGATCGAGGACGGCTTTGTCACGGAAGGCACGTCAAACAACGCCTACATCATCAAGGACGGCCGCATTATCACACGCGCGCTCAGCAACGACATCCTGCACGGCATCACCCGCGCCGCCGTCCTGCGTTTCGCGCGCGAAGCACAGATGGAGGTCGAAGAGCGTAGCTTTACCCTCGACGAGGCACTGGCCGCCGACGAGGCGTTCATCACCTCCGCCAGCGCCTTCGTGACGCCCGTGGTCGAGGTGGACGGCGCCAGCATTGGTAGCGGCGCGCCGGGCCCCGTGGCCGCGCGTCTGCGCGAGATCTATATAGATGAAAGCCTCAAAGTCGCCGTCTGA